Proteins encoded within one genomic window of Eurosta solidaginis isolate ZX-2024a chromosome 1, ASM4086904v1, whole genome shotgun sequence:
- the LOC137243536 gene encoding general odorant-binding protein 83a-like gives MHSPIIFLSTLLFLSSFPFNIVRAQMELRRDDTYPPPELLKALRPFHDSCVTKTGVTEEAIKEFSDGDVHEDEALKCYMYCVFEETDVLHEDGEVHLEKILDSLPNSMHNIALHMGKKCLYPKGDTKCERAFWLHRCWKESDPKHYFLI, from the exons ATGCATTCgccaataatatttttaagtacACTTCTGTTTTTATCCAGTTTTCCTTTTAATATTGTTCGTGCACAAATGGAGCTAAGACGCGATGATACT tATCCACCACCAGAACTATTGAAGGCGCTACGCCCATTTCATGACTCCTGTGTTACTAAAACGGGTGTAACCGAAG AAGCCATAAAGGAATTCAGTGACGGCGATGTACACGAGGATGAAGCGCTCAAATGTTATATGTATTGCGTGTTTGAGGAAACGGATGTATTGCACGAAGATGGCGAGGTGCACTTAGAGAAAATTTTAGACAGTTTGCCAAATTCAATGCACAATATTGCTTTACATATGGGAAAGAAATGCCTTTATCCCAAAGGTGATACGAAATGTGAACGCGCATTTTGGCTGCATCGTTGCTGGAAGGAATCAGATCCAAAg CACTACTTTTTGATATGA